Sequence from the Cucumis sativus cultivar 9930 chromosome 1, Cucumber_9930_V3, whole genome shotgun sequence genome:
TAGTTTGATCTAGCTGAGCTATGGAtcttgtttgaaatttttattgtatatgtTGGAATTTTGGAATCATTTGtgttatttatgattttcGGCCTAtgattcatttaaaattgaaggagGTGTCATATATAAACCCTCCATCCTATTGGCAATACTGCAATTTGTATTATCTctccaataataaaatgttacttTTCTCTGCCCATGAACGTAATTAACCCAATGTTAGTTTAGCATACCATGTAAATCTgtgtcaatttttttactctttatgttttcttgttttcttgtttcctTTGATCATCGATTTCAGAGAATTGCTTTTTCAAAGATGTCGACAACAACAGCCCCTAATCTTCAGATGGCCACACTGGGAAGTTACAAACTCTCTTCTCCAAGAGGTTTCAAGGGCATTGTTACACCATCTCTTGGTGGACATTTGAAGGCAATGCCATGGGCTAAACTTTGGAGTGTCTACAATGTATCCTCTCTGAAATACTTTCACCTGAATTCCAACACTTCATCTTCTACAAGATTTGGTAAGATCGCAATCAAAGCGAGGTCTGGATCTAGTGAAAACGGGCCAATCGCTGGGTTGCCAGTTGATTTAAAAGGTTATCCATTTACTTTTCtggtttcttcttttatgaGTTAAACTTTGTTCTATCAATATGCATATGTTTCTTAGTTTGATATATGACTGGTTTTTCCCTTCAATATCCTTACTTTTACCCATTAGTTAAATTTCCTCATCTTTTCAACAAAAGATTTTGTTGATAGATGAAGACAAATTGGGAGACTTTGTTTTCTATGTTATTGCTCGAATACTCTTTGTTAAGTTGATATTTATGCACTACTTGATCACTTAATCTTTGGTAACTGTCTTGTAGGAAATATAccataaatttaagttttcaagTATATCTTAGAATTTTCATTACACGTAAGCTCGAACTTTGAATTTAACTGGAGAACTAACGCTTGAACATTTCATTCTGAAACTTAGAGATGAGGATATAGGATTTGATGTTGGTTAGTTAATTCTCTAAATCAGTTTAGCAAATTTGTCTATATTTGGGATTTCTGTTTAGGTAAGCGGGCATTTATTGCTGGTGTAGCTGATGATAATGGTTATGGTTGGGCAATAGCAAAATCTCTTGCTGCTGCTGGGGCTGAAATTATTGTTGGTACATGGGTGCCTGTAAGTATAACAATCCCACAGgactatttttcttgtttgaaaatgttttattaagCTTGATCGTTAAAACTTCAGAGTTATCTTATCTAGGCTTTGAACATCTTTGAATCCAGCTTGCGGCGTGGAAAGTTTGACGAATCTCGAGTGTAAGATGTCTGACTATTAGAATCCGTGTTTTCCTGAGGAAAACTTAATAGTAGTTTTTGCTAATGAGAGGTTCATATTTTAGGTTGCCAGATGGATCTTTAATGGAGATTTCCAAAATATATCCCTTGGATGCAGTTTTTGACAATCCTGGGGATGTTCCTGAAGATGTAGGCATACCTGGACTTTTTAATCACACCAAAAGATCATAAATACGTGCAATACGTGTAGTACTAAACTAGTCGTACAAAAAATcagaaacatttttattttatttcgtgcagataaaaacaaataagcGGTATGCAGGTTCATCTAATTGGACAGTTCAGGTACTGAACTTTCCTTGCTCATGCATCACTCTTTCAACTTAAACCAAGTCCTTCGATTTAGTACATTCTAATGTAAGTAATCTTcacattgtttttcttttgagagaaGTTGCAAACATAATATCAAGCTTAAATATAGCACAATGCAAAAGAATTTGCTAAATTTTGTTAGatctgtaattttttaaaatgttgctacaCTTAATTACTATCTCTAAAAGTGTGACACATTGCAATTACactgtttatttatttcagTTTATACAGTTCCCAGAATTTTACAAGACAAATTGTATTATGATGCAGTATCAAAACCATCTCCTGTCTTTATAATGTATTGTACTCCCCAATTAAGATTAACAATCACTTACTTGTAGCCCTCATGCTCATTTTCAAACTACAAGTGAGGAGTTTTAAGATGAAATACGTCCTAACTTATAAGCTTAAACATTCAAGTctgcatttttttctttcaatataagtttgattttaaaaggaTTTCAGGAAGTAGCAGAATCAGTAAAGAAGGATTTTGGAACCATCGACATCCTTGTGCATTCACTTGCAAATGGGCCAGAGGTATGCACTTtctataatttcaaataaataaaccatttGGGATCTGCTTGATGAAGATTCACATTGTTAACAGGTAAGTAAACCTCTCTTAGAGACATCAAGGAAAGGCTATCTAGCAGCTTTATCTGCATCAAGTTACTCCTACATTTCTCTTCTTAAGCATTTCGTTCCAATAATGAATCCAGGTATGTTCGACATCCAATCCACAATTGTCAGTCCTTCATTGTTTGCCTTTGTTTCCTTCTGAGAGCTATGGAAACTTTTGGCTAGAAAGGCATGTCTTGTGGTTAAATATTGATTTCCCATCTTACAGGCGGGTCGTCAATCTCTCTTACATACATTGCTTCTGAAAGGATCATTCCTGGGTACATATCTTACACATTGATGCTATGAATAATAAATCATCCTTCTATTGAGGTGACAACTTACATTGTAACTTGTTAACTGTCAGATATGGAGGAGGTATGAGTTCAGCAAAAGCTGCACTGGAGAGTGACACACGAGTAAGATCGAGTTCCTTTCTTTGTTGCATTCTTTCCAtcttatttttccttttagcaTTCTTGGTTTCTTTATCAAAACAGGTGCTTGCATTCGAGGCGGGTAGGAAAAATAAGATCCGAGTGAACACCATATCTGCTGGTAACTCAACCCATCTTTTCTTCTGCATTGAATTTAACACCTTCACACTTTGAGTTCTTTACTTCCATTActactttctttattttcaggTCCACTTGGGAGTCGTGCAGCAAAAGCAATCGGATTCATTGATAAGATGATAAACTACTCTCTAGCAAATGCACCTCTACAAAAAGAATTATCTGCAGgtagtttcttcttctatctGCAGCATTGCGTTCTAATGTTTTTACTAAATGGTAATATCTTGAAACTGGTTCACCAGAGGAGGTGGGGAATGCAGCTGCCTTCTTGGTATCTCCTTTAGCTTCTGCCATAACTGGTTCTGTTATCTATGTTGACAATGGTTTGAACGCCATGGGAGTGGGACTCGACAGCCCAATACTTGATGGACTTTGATCTTCCGACTGACAACCAATGACCCCCAGAAACCAATGTTGActgttgaaatgaaaatgctGATATGAGCCTTCAATGCTTGGAGCCAAGTCTTATCTCATCATGTTCTTGCTTCCATAAAATTTCCATCAACTTCATTTCACTTAGCCCTGATTCTAATAATAGCaagagattttcttttttccattatttgacaattttctaTATGATTCTTCAAACCACATCATCCAATTAAATGTTGGTACAAACTTCAAACAGACATCGAATTGGAAAAACAagcttaaaattaattaaaggtccatatattttgttctaaaaaattacaaaaacagaTACCCCTGGCACTACTTTCAGACTATCATCATTCCTTGTtcgaacaaaaaataaataaataaataaaagaaaagaaagaaaaccttTACAAAATGATTGGAGCTTGATCTAAGCTACCCAAAAAGGTATGGAACTTTGCAATCATCATTGCAACTTAATTGAAACTCTgttataaaagttaaatttggcGATCATTTACTCTTAGAACCTAATTACCAATTTACAAGGCAACCGTTAAATATACAACTCACAGAACAAAAAGAGGCATTCACATTTGGTAGCTTTCAGAGCTCTAATTAACCCAACCTTGACTGAGCTTTCTCTTGCCCCTCAAAATTGCAGTTGCTCCTGATTGAGAGCCATTGTCAGGAGAATCTTCAACAACAGATTGCATAACCAAACCTCGATTTCTCGACAGCTTTCGGATTGGTGTGGTAGGTAAGCCTGCAGATTCAGAATTGTCCGCCGCCACTTCTTCTTGGGACACCTGCACTGAGTTCAGAAAGGTCCTGTGGGGCATCAGCTCCTCTCCAACTGGTACCATATCCACCATTGGCTGCAAATAAAGCATTACAAGTATGTGTTCCTCAATTGGATCCAAGGATCTAAATAGCACACAGCATTTTGCATATATCATGAAACACTATCCAATATTGTATACACTCTAATCAAGGGAGCAGAAtgattttcttgatatttGATGTATGTTAGATGACACCGCAATATGTGAAGTTATTATCATAAACATGAATGCTAAGTTCGTACCTTCCAATCCTTGTAATCGAATCTGAATACAAAATGACTGTAATTAACTTCATGTGACATAATGGCACTATGAGCAGGGGCATTCTTCGGTGCTGAAAATGTTGGCAGGAAATGTTAGTATAGTGAAAAGAACACTATGTTTTCAAACAAAAGCATAAAATGTTTAGTTTGTAGATGTCTACTCACACACAAAATGAGAACCATTTTTATCAATAGTTATCTCAGCTCGACCATCCTTAACCAGAAAGGATAGAGCAAATAAATTCTCCACTGTCTGTCCGAAAGACTTTCTATTCAATATCAAATGTTCTAGTTTAACGGTTTTATTCCTCCTCAAAATTCCAAACATGATGCCCATGTTCTTATCTGTATCTGTTTTTGGTTCGGATCCATTATCTTCAACCTGCAGTATGAATTGAAACAATCAAAAACGGGATGATAGAATGTCAAATTCTTAAGAAACAAACTTCTATTTCACAATCTACTTCACAGACCacttaaaccaaaaaaaaaaaaaaggttgataATGTTAAGTGAAGAACGTCATTAACGCAGACATTGAGGAGTGACTCCAAACAAACTTTGTCAAGGTCAAGATGAAACATTAGCAAGTTCAATGATGTATGTCCAGCCAAGAAAGAATAACCGTACTTCTGTTAGACTCGAAACTAATAGAGTGCTGAAATAGTAAACGTGCTAGGAATTTTGAAAGGAAAGCCTTTTTCAGGTCAAGGCAACAGAATAACGAAAGCTCAAAACAGAGTGACAGATGACTCAATCCTAAATCCCAAgtactttcaaatataatttttttttgctctaACCTCTGCAGGTCTGGAACTTTCAGTAGGCCTGACACGTTTCCTGGGAACATTATTAGTCTTTCGCTGCTTCAACTGATTGCTCATAGGTCCAAGccttgagaagaaaaaaagcacgcacaaaaagaagaaatttatatagttGAGTAAGAACATCAATACAAGACACTTAAGGATCCGGATAGTGGAAAAAAGGAATCCATAAATCTCACATGGTGCGGCATCCATAACCATTCATGAAAATAGACGAAACACTGAGTCCAATATCTTTCCAATTGACAGAAACCAGGTCTTGTTCTTCAGAGTTTATACTACCGTTAATGTCAGCAAACTCTCTGAGTAGACAACTAACAAAATCTGATGGAGTAACACCTTCATTTGACTGGGACCTAATAGAGGTCACAAGGG
This genomic interval carries:
- the LOC101217385 gene encoding enoyl-[acyl-carrier-protein] reductase [NADH], chloroplastic isoform X2, which encodes MSTTTAPNLQMATLGSYKLSSPRGFKGIVTPSLGGHLKAMPWAKLWSVYNVSSLKYFHLNSNTSSSTRFGKIAIKARSGSSENGPIAGLPVDLKGKRAFIAGVADDNGYGWAIAKSLAAAGAEIIVGTWVPALNIFESSLRRGKFDESRVLPDGSLMEISKIYPLDAVFDNPGDVPEDIKTNKRYAGSSNWTVQEVAESVKKDFGTIDILVHSLANGPEVSKPLLETSRKGYLAALSASSYSYISLLKHFVPIMNPGGSSISLTYIASERIIPGYGGGMSSAKAALESDTRVLAFEAGRKNKIRVNTISAGPLGSRAAKAIGFIDKMINYSLANAPLQKELSAVAPD
- the LOC101217385 gene encoding enoyl-[acyl-carrier-protein] reductase [NADH], chloroplastic isoform X1; protein product: MSTTTAPNLQMATLGSYKLSSPRGFKGIVTPSLGGHLKAMPWAKLWSVYNVSSLKYFHLNSNTSSSTRFGKIAIKARSGSSENGPIAGLPVDLKGKRAFIAGVADDNGYGWAIAKSLAAAGAEIIVGTWVPALNIFESSLRRGKFDESRVLPDGSLMEISKIYPLDAVFDNPGDVPEDIKTNKRYAGSSNWTVQEVAESVKKDFGTIDILVHSLANGPEVSKPLLETSRKGYLAALSASSYSYISLLKHFVPIMNPGGSSISLTYIASERIIPGYGGGMSSAKAALESDTRVLAFEAGRKNKIRVNTISAGPLGSRAAKAIGFIDKMINYSLANAPLQKELSAEEVGNAAAFLVSPLASAITGSVIYVDNGLNAMGVGLDSPILDGL
- the LOC101220149 gene encoding non-structural maintenance of chromosomes element 4 homolog A encodes the protein MRPVKREPTVSTRSNRNRGGDGGGGGGGGAVDGASLRDSKRERVARERENSGEENMNEEVGQQDLTKRRVLRSRYLAVIHEISERREDLSKDLDKFNVIINEVEKLHEQVQKPREQVADAEALQDIANSLVTSIRSQSNEGVTPSDFVSCLLREFADINGSINSEEQDLVSVNWKDIGLSVSSIFMNGYGCRTMLGPMSNQLKQRKTNNVPRKRVRPTESSRPAEVEDNGSEPKTDTDKNMGIMFGILRRNKTVKLEHLILNRKSFGQTVENLFALSFLVKDGRAEITIDKNGSHFVSPKNAPAHSAIMSHEVNYSHFVFRFDYKDWKPMVDMVPVGEELMPHRTFLNSVQVSQEEVAADNSESAGLPTTPIRKLSRNRGLVMQSVVEDSPDNGSQSGATAILRGKRKLSQGWVN